From Eubalaena glacialis isolate mEubGla1 chromosome 17, mEubGla1.1.hap2.+ XY, whole genome shotgun sequence, a single genomic window includes:
- the LOC133077021 gene encoding ATP synthase membrane subunit K, mitochondrial-like, with product MMLKSWRGPETDAQFKFTGIKKYFNSYTLTGRMNCALTTYGGIALIVLYFMLRSKKTPAVKAT from the exons ATGAT GTTGAAATCATGGCGGGGTCCAGAAACAGATGCCCAGTTCAAATTCACTGgtatcaaaaaatatttcaactcTTACACTCTTACGGGGAGAATGAATTGTGCACTGACCACATACGGAGGTATTGCTTTGATAGTCTTATACTTTATGTTAAGGTCTAAAAAAACTCCAGCTGTGAAAGCAACATAA